GCAGGCCAGAAGGTCGCTATCGTTGGGCCTACTGGAGCTGGTAAGACAACCATTGTCAATCTTTTGATGAAGTTCTATGAGATTGATAAGGGAAGTATCCGTATCGATGGAGTCGATACCAAGAATATGAAGCGCTCAGAAGTACATGATGCCTTTTCAATGGTCTTACAAGATACTTGGCTCTTTGAAGGAACCATTCGGGAAAATCTCATCTACAATCAGACAGGTATCAGCGATGAGCGGATGATGGAAGCCAGCAAGGCTGTGGGAATTCACCACTTTATCATGACTTTGCCAGATGGCTACGATACTGTTTTGGATGACACTGTGACCTTGTCTGTTGGACAGAAACAGCTTTTGACTATCGCTCGTGCTTTGTTGAAAGATGCACCGCTCTTGATTTTGGATGAAGCGACATCCTCAGTTGACACACGTACAGAGGAATTGATTCAGAAAGCCATGGACCGTTTGATGGAAGGCAGAACTTCCTTTGTCATCGCCCATCGCTTGTCAACTATTCGTAATGCTGATTTGATTCTTGTTATGAAAGATGGTAATATTATTGAGCAAGGCAATCACGAGGAGCTGATGGCGCAAGGTGGCTTCTATGCGGATCTCTACAATAGTCAATTTACAGAAGACGAAGCAGAAGAATAAATCTAAAGAAGGCTTGACGGCCTTCTTTTTCTGCACTATACTAGAAGACAAACGTCTCACCTGTAGACGAAAACAAGGTAATGAATGAGAAGTATAAATGAAAAATTATCAAGAATGGTATAGAAATATCAGCTCCAGACTCACTAGTTATCCAACCCTTTTATTTCTGTTACGGAGTTTCAATCGTTTGATGACAGTCGCCATGCCCCTGGTCTATCTGATCTTGCTAGTCACCACTTGCCTGAAACTAGAACTTGGTCAGCAAGTTGGGGTTTATGTGCTTATTCCTGCATCAGGATTTGTGGTCTTGTCCCTGTTTCGTAAGAAAATCAATCACCCGCGACCTTATGAAACTTGGGATATCAGTCCCCTGCTTGAAAAAGATAGTTCGGGAAAGTCTATGCCTAGTCGCCATGTCTTTTCGGCAACCATCATCTCCATGGCCTGTCTGCATGCTAGTCTACCTGTTGGCTTAGCATGCTTGCTCTTCTCAGCTTTGCTGGGCTTGGTGAGGGTTTTAGGTGGTGTTCATTATCCCAAGGATGTCTTGGTTGGCTATGCTTGTGGTCTCATGTGGGGGCTCCTTTTCTTCCTATTCTGATATGTAAGTTAATCTAGTCCTACAACCACTTACTGCTTCAAAATGACCACTTGCTTTTTTGCCCTTGTTTTCCTCATTTAGCTTTGATATAGTAGAGTCAGAAAGGAGATGTGATGAAGTTACGAATTGAGATTGACGGCAATTTAGAGGAGACTGAAATTGTCATCAAGACCCCCACTTTGACAGATGAAATTGCAGATTTGCAACGGCTCTTGCAAGAGTCAAAGGCTCCGAGGTTGACTTTTTACAAGGGGACAGGTGAATATTATCTAGACCTTTCAGAAATTCTCTTCTTTGAAACAGAAGGGAGCAAGATCTACGCTCATAACCAGAAGGAAGCCTATGAAGTACGTCTCAAACTCTATGAGTTGGAGTCCATCTTGCCTCGCTATTTTAGTCGAGTATCCAAGTCAACTATTGCAAACATCCGTCAGATTTACTCAGTGGACAAGTCCTTTTCAGGAACGGGCACCATTTCCTTTTATCAGACGCACAAGGAGGTTCATGTGTCACGACATTACCAGTCCCTCCTAAAAGAAAATCTAAGAAACATGAGGTAAAAGACATGAAAAAGAAAGCATTTGGTATTATTTTATTGGTTTTAGCAGCCTGGATCTTGCTGCAAGGAAATTTTGGCATTCCTTCTTTGGATGGTAAGATATGGCCTTTGCTAGGAATTGTTTTTTTTGCTTATAAGTCCATTGAGTCCATCCTTAGACGCCATCTAACTTCGGCAGTTTTTACAGGTTTACTGGCGCTCATCATTGCAAATTACGCTTATGAGTTGTTGCCAGTTACAAATCATTCTCTCATCTGGGCTAGCATCTTAGTAGTACTCGGTGTTGGTTATCTGACACATTCAAGTAAGTTCTGGCATGAGAAAAAATGGTGGTACAACGGTGAACGAACAGTCATCACAGATAAGGAAGTCACTTTTGGCAGTGGAACCTTCTATAAACAAGATCAAGATATTGTAGACGACCAAGTGGAAGTCGCTTTTGGGGACGCTAAAATCTACTATGACAATGCAGAGATGTTAGGTGATTTTGCGACTTTAAATATTGAAGTGGCCTTCGGAAATGCAACAGTCTATGTCCCACAACACTGGCGAGTCGATCTGAAAGTAGAAACATCCTTTGGTGCAGCTAAGGCAGATGCTCCTGTAGCACCAACAAACAAAACCTTGATTATTCGTGGGGAAGTTGCTTTTGGTAAACTTGGAGTTGTTTACGTTAAATAAAAAAAGTCTTCGAATTTCCTTGCCAAAATAGAGAAAGTGTGATAACATAGTACGGTATGTGGTGCTAGCACATCCGCTATATTAGATCTAATAGGAGGAAAACACAATGGCTAAAGTATGTTACTTTACAGGTCGTAAGACTGTATCTGGAAACAACCGTTCACACGCGATGAACCAAACAAAACGTGCCGTAAAACCAAACCTTCAAAAAGTTACTGTTCTTATCGATGGTAAACCTAAAAAAGTTTGGGCTTCAGCTCGTGCTTTGAAATCAGGTAAAGTTGAACGCGTTTAATAAAAATGAAAAGACCGCTTAGGTCTTTTTCTTTTGCTCTAGAGATAAAACCATTTGAAAAATAGAGTAAATATCCGCCGATACAGCATTCTGCTTTTACACTTGGGCTGAAATATGATAAAATAGAGTATCAACTAGTTGAGGTAAAAAAAATGACTGTAAAAATTAATACAAAAGATGGTCAAATCGAACTGACAGATGAAGTGATTGCAACCGTAGTAGGTGGTGCCGCAACTGAGATTTTTGGTGTGGTCGGTATGGCTAGTAAAAATGCCCTCAAAGACAATTTCCAAGCCCTCCTTGGTAAGGAAAATTATTCTAAGGGTGTTGTCGTGAAGGCAGCCGAAGATGGTAGCATCGCAGTTGATGTTTATACCGTGTTGAGCTACGGAATAAAGATAAGCGAAGTGTCAAAAAACATTCAAGAGCGTGTTCGTTTTAGTCTAGAAAATCAACTAGGAATTACTGCTCAGACTGTGAATGTCTACATTCAAAATATCAAAGTTGTAGGAGAATAATCGTGTCAAAAATTACTACCAGTTTATTCCAAGAGATGGTGCAAGCTGCATCAACTCGTTTGAATAAGCAAGCAGAATATGTCAATTCATTGAATGTCTTTCCGGTTCCAGATGGAGATACTGGGACAAATATGGGAATGACCATTGAAAATGGTGCGAAAGAAGTAGCAGACAAGCCTGCTTCTACAGTTGGAGAAGTAGCGAGCATTCTTGCCAAAGGGCTCTTGATGGGTGCGCGTGGGAACTCAGGGGTTATCACTTCTCAGCTCTTCCGTGGCTTCTCCCAAGCTATCAAGGAAAAGGATGAGTTAACAGGTCAAGACTTGGCTCTTGCCTTCCAATCTGGTGTCGAAGTAGCTTATAAAGCGGTTATGAAACCAGTTGAAGGAACCATTTTGACTGTTTCTCGTGGAGCGGCTATTGGGGCTAAGAAAAAAGCCGAGGAGACAGATGATGCTGTTGAGGTCATGCGTGCAGCCTTGGAAGGTGCAAAAGCAGCTTTGGCTAAGACACCAGAAATGCTTCCAGTCCTTAAGGAAGTTGGTGTGGTAGACTCAGGTGGTCAAGGTTTGGTCTTCATCTACGAAGGATTCCTTTCAGCTCTTACTGGTGAATACAGTGCTTCTGAAGACTTTGTAGCGACTCCTGCAAACATGAGTGAAATGATCAATGCAGAGCACCACAAGTCTGTGGCAGGGCATGTGGCAACTGAGGATATTACCTTCGGTTACTGTACGGAAATCATGGTAGCCCTCAAACAAGGTCCAACTTATTCTAAGGACTTTGACTACGATGAATTCCGTAACTACTTGAATGAACTCGGAGACTCTCTACTTGTTGTCAACGATGATGAGATCGTCAAAGTTCACGTCCATACAGAAGATCCAGGTCTTGTCATGCAAGAAGGTCTTAAATATGGTAGCTTGATCAAGGTCAAAGTGGACAACATGCGTAATCAACACGAGGCGCAAGTTGAAAAAGAAGCGACTCAAGGAAATAAGCCCGCTGAAACAAAAGAGTACGCCCTTATCGCAGTAGTAGCAGGTCAAGGCTTGGCAGATATCTTCCGTGCCCAAGGTGTGGATTATGTCATCGAAGGTGGTCAGACGATGAATCCTTCAACAGAAGACTTTATCAAGGCTGTTGAACAGGTCAATGCTCGCAACATCATCTTCTTGCCGAACAACAAAAATATCTTTATGGCAGCTCAGTCTGCGGCTGAAGTGCTTGAACAACCTGCTGTTGTGGTAGAAGCACGTACAATTCCTCAAGGATTGACGAGTCTTCTTGCATTTGACCCAAGTAAATCAATCGAAGAAAATAAAGAACGCATGACTGCAGCCCTTGGCGATGTCGTAAGCGGAAGTGTAACAACAGCCGTTCGTGATACAACTATCGATGGATTAGCAATTCATGAAAATGACAATCTTGGTATGGTCGATGGAAAAATCCTTGTGTCAAATCCTGACATGCATCAAACCTTGACTGAAACCTTGAAGCACATGATAGACGAAGATAGTGAAATCGTAACTTTCTATGTCGGTGAAGATGGAAGTGAAGAATTAGCCAACCAAATCGCCCAAGAAATTGCAGAAGAATTCGAAGACGTTGAAGTCGAAATCCACCAAGGTCAACAACCTGTATACCCATATCTTTTCAGTGTGGAATAAAAATTTAATCGATTAAAAAGAAAGTTGATTTTGCAACTTTCTTTTTTTATGACATTTGTCATATTTCCTAGTGACAGAAGCATCTAGCTCCGCCAACTTCAAAAGTCTATAATTGAAGTATGAAATGGAGGAAGAAGAAATGAAAAATAAAATGATTGTCGCAGTGAGTTTAGTAGCAGCAGGAGTTATGACCTATCTCATGTTTTCAGGATTGGACGAGGGTTTCTACCATTTTCCTTGGGAGCTCTTTGCTGGCTTTGGAATGATGTCTTGGCTTGTCAGAGAAGGTTTGAAATTGGTCAGAGATGTGAAAAAGGAGTTTGAGGAATGAAAAAAGCAATCATCTATTTCTTTATCGGCCTGTCACTCTTGGTATGGTTAGTGGAAATGTTTACTGGTTGGTTTGACCAAACCTTGTTTCGCCAATTTATTCGTGGTGCCTGGGGTTTTGGATTTATGATTTTCGTCGTTTTCCCTATGGGAATGAAGTGGTTGAAAGGAGAATCTCATGACTGTGATTAAAGTTGAGAAATTAAGTAAGAAGATAAAAGACAAGGAGATCTTGCGGAACATCTCCTTTGAAATCAACGATGGTGAATGTGTCGCCTTGATCGGGCCTAACGGAGCAGGAAAAACAACCTTGATTGATTGTCTCTTGGGCGACAAGTTCATGAGCTCAGGTCAGGTCGCCATTCAAGGATTTGCGCCAACAGATCCTCGATTAAAGCAGCTTATTTCTGTCTTGCCTCAAGAAAATACGGTGGTTCAAGACTTGAAAGTGAAAGAACTCTTATCCTTCTTTCAATCAATCTATCCAAACAGTCTTTCAGACAAAGAAATTGATGACTTGCTAAGATTCTCAGACAAGCAGAAAAATCAGTTAGCGGGCAAGCTGTCTGGTGGGCAAAAACGTTTGTTCTCTTTTGTGTTGTCTTTAATAGGTCGTCCAAAAATTCTATTTTTAGATGAGCCGACTG
This genomic interval from Streptococcus oralis subsp. tigurinus contains the following:
- a CDS encoding ABC transporter ATP-binding protein, yielding MTVIKVEKLSKKIKDKEILRNISFEINDGECVALIGPNGAGKTTLIDCLLGDKFMSSGQVAIQGFAPTDPRLKQLISVLPQENTVVQDLKVKELLSFFQSIYPNSLSDKEIDDLLRFSDKQKNQLAGKLSGGQKRLFSFVLSLIGRPKILFLDEPTAAMDTSTRQHFWEIVNQLKQNGVTIVYSSHYIEEVEHTADRILVLHKGELIRDTTPYAMRGEEQEKHFTVPLTYQEVISTLDQIQELEIKQNALSFTTKEASQVWKVLQEQGCMIEEIEVRNRTLLDSIFETTQD
- a CDS encoding Asp23/Gls24 family envelope stress response protein, which encodes MTVKINTKDGQIELTDEVIATVVGGAATEIFGVVGMASKNALKDNFQALLGKENYSKGVVVKAAEDGSIAVDVYTVLSYGIKISEVSKNIQERVRFSLENQLGITAQTVNVYIQNIKVVGE
- a CDS encoding LytTR family DNA-binding domain-containing protein produces the protein MKLRIEIDGNLEETEIVIKTPTLTDEIADLQRLLQESKAPRLTFYKGTGEYYLDLSEILFFETEGSKIYAHNQKEAYEVRLKLYELESILPRYFSRVSKSTIANIRQIYSVDKSFSGTGTISFYQTHKEVHVSRHYQSLLKENLRNMR
- a CDS encoding LiaF transmembrane domain-containing protein; this encodes MKKKAFGIILLVLAAWILLQGNFGIPSLDGKIWPLLGIVFFAYKSIESILRRHLTSAVFTGLLALIIANYAYELLPVTNHSLIWASILVVLGVGYLTHSSKFWHEKKWWYNGERTVITDKEVTFGSGTFYKQDQDIVDDQVEVAFGDAKIYYDNAEMLGDFATLNIEVAFGNATVYVPQHWRVDLKVETSFGAAKADAPVAPTNKTLIIRGEVAFGKLGVVYVK
- a CDS encoding DAK2 domain-containing protein, with the translated sequence MSKITTSLFQEMVQAASTRLNKQAEYVNSLNVFPVPDGDTGTNMGMTIENGAKEVADKPASTVGEVASILAKGLLMGARGNSGVITSQLFRGFSQAIKEKDELTGQDLALAFQSGVEVAYKAVMKPVEGTILTVSRGAAIGAKKKAEETDDAVEVMRAALEGAKAALAKTPEMLPVLKEVGVVDSGGQGLVFIYEGFLSALTGEYSASEDFVATPANMSEMINAEHHKSVAGHVATEDITFGYCTEIMVALKQGPTYSKDFDYDEFRNYLNELGDSLLVVNDDEIVKVHVHTEDPGLVMQEGLKYGSLIKVKVDNMRNQHEAQVEKEATQGNKPAETKEYALIAVVAGQGLADIFRAQGVDYVIEGGQTMNPSTEDFIKAVEQVNARNIIFLPNNKNIFMAAQSAAEVLEQPAVVVEARTIPQGLTSLLAFDPSKSIEENKERMTAALGDVVSGSVTTAVRDTTIDGLAIHENDNLGMVDGKILVSNPDMHQTLTETLKHMIDEDSEIVTFYVGEDGSEELANQIAQEIAEEFEDVEVEIHQGQQPVYPYLFSVE
- the rpmB gene encoding 50S ribosomal protein L28; its protein translation is MAKVCYFTGRKTVSGNNRSHAMNQTKRAVKPNLQKVTVLIDGKPKKVWASARALKSGKVERV
- a CDS encoding phosphatase PAP2 family protein, which encodes MKNYQEWYRNISSRLTSYPTLLFLLRSFNRLMTVAMPLVYLILLVTTCLKLELGQQVGVYVLIPASGFVVLSLFRKKINHPRPYETWDISPLLEKDSSGKSMPSRHVFSATIISMACLHASLPVGLACLLFSALLGLVRVLGGVHYPKDVLVGYACGLMWGLLFFLF